Proteins from one Anopheles coustani chromosome X unlocalized genomic scaffold, idAnoCousDA_361_x.2 X_unloc_40, whole genome shotgun sequence genomic window:
- the LOC131270582 gene encoding helicase POLQ-like: protein MSGNRSSRGRQMLPTTARKCLISPNLRSAARGVAPAAPAANPVDFRAPVTACTSKPKDDLSTKLLELDSTLLNAVDLASIEKKVKRSKPRTSWGGAADQPITPFRKRSKSVGAIERRLMASPPKLQKSAVSSRKIYVLKMNMDGSEVRDGGRDSGCNENLTSNRSNVANEETPPVRPLWSGVENDDAEMLPCGQVPIASHDQLDTDEIIKAKLKRIGSTKPVTHVGDMLRESNGFEVYTNQDICSQYMRQDESLADEGVERIVAIGASQIGHPERPSHFQQVAAEAERTFELQKVSEALRIFEICDRTLHDMTNIEPMANAIGEGSSRMRTSNSTIAAINRDERISDQTTKPKITVPHVSSLFLEKGPFFGLPNNVRRMLRDFRGIGELYDWQQECLDLPAIDERRNLIYALPTSGGKTLVAEILMLREIICRLRNVMFVVPYVSSAQEKLIALTPFSIELQFLLEEYTGGRGQCPPLKRHRKNTIFVCTIEKSLILMNSLIEVGRADEIGLIVIDELHMIGEQRHGGTLEMLITKVQSLRAGIQIVGMSASIGNLGELACFMLADVYCRENRPVELKEYIKWGEDLFEVRSQAERIFDVLGEKRKLEFNYGEELRRIDVDHVIGLIMEVIPKGSCLVFCPTRNRCESLCAMLAANLPDSFAQHRAEEKAQIIKSLQDDGSVAPILPHSFRVGVAYHHGRLTQDERRMIEDAFRAGILSVIVCTSTLAASVNLSAKRVIICSPYIGSDFFTLSRYKQMVGRAGRAGKRDTGDSILISAMRDIPQICEMFCSPLDFAESALLEDEGACLKSLVLGSIGLGLCKTRNALQAMVGSTLLAQQAKRREIDLEAITDETIVQLYQGNAIKATHDSCLRNPTNMVVQISAADGRSEEAVGQAFVRVHKTPSRPGKVFKTIDRTSPLEVINLGKAAIRAGFDIERAVRFYNEMQELGKRLCVLDEFDLLFLILLEDGLEVYFKIEDLIIL, encoded by the exons ATGTCGGGAAATCGAAGTTCCCGCGGTCGACAGATGCTTCCCACAACGGCGAGGAAATGCTTGATTTCACCGAATCTGCGTTCGGCAGCCAGGGGCGTAGCACCAGCAGCGCCGGCAGCAAACCCGGTTGATTTCCGAGCACCGGTCACAGCTTGTACCAGCAAACCTAAAGATGACTTAAGTACGAAACTGTTGGAGCTAGATAGCACGTTGCTgaacgcggtcgatttggccagcatcgagaaaaaagtcaaacgtTCGAAGCCGCGTACCTCATGGGGCGGTGCAGCCGATCAACCGATCACACCGTTTCGAAAACGTTCCAAATCAGTTGGAG CCATTGAAAGAAGGCTTATGGCAAGTCCTCCGAAACTGCAAAAATCAGCTGTAAGTAGTCGAAAGATTTATgtgcttaaaatgaacatGGACGGTAGCGAGGTGCGCGACGGAGGGAGGGACAGTGGCTGTAATGAAAATCTTACATCAAATCGGTCAAACGTTGCAAACGAGGAAACTCCTCCGGTTCGTCCTCTGTGGtctggggtggaaaatgacgATGCTGAAATGCTACCATGTGGACAGGTACCGATCGCCAGCCACGATCAACTTGACACGGACGAAATAATCAAGGCTAAACTGAAACGGATCGGGTCCACCAAACCAGTAACGCACGTCGGTGATATGCTGCGAGAGAGTAACGGGTTCGAGGTGTACACAAACCAGGACATCTGTTCGCAGTACATGCGGCAAGACGAGTCCCTCGCTGATGAGGGGGTGGAGCGAATCGTCGCGATCGGTGCATCACAAATAGGTCATCCGGAGCGTCCGTCACATTTCCAGCAGGTAGCCGCTGAAGCTGAACGTACCTTTGAGCTGCAGAAGGTGAGCGAAGCGTTGCGGATTTTTGAAATCTGTGACCGTACGCTGCACGACATGACCAACATTGAGCCGATGGCGAATGCGATAGGCGAGGGAAGCTCGCGAATGAGGACCAGCAACTCGACCATAGCGGCCATCAATCGTGATGAGCGAATTTCAGATCAGACTACAAAGCCAAAGATCACCGTACCCCACGTATCGTCGCTTTTCCTCGAGAAGGGTCCGTTCTTTGGGCTACCGAACAACGTTCGGCGAATGCTGCGAGACTTTCGTGGTATTGGCGAGCTGTACGATTGGCAGCAGGAGTGTCTGGACTTGCCGGCGATCGACGAGAGACGTAATTTGATCTACGCACTGCCAACGAGCGGTGGAAAGACACTGGTGGCGGAGATTCTTATGCTACGGGAGATTATTTGCCGCCTGCGGAACGTCATGTTCGTCGTGCCGTACGTTTCATCCGCTCAGGAGAAGCTGATCGCGCTCACTCCGTTCTCGATCGAGCTGCAGTTTTTATTGGAGGAGTACACCGGTGGTAGGGGACAATGTCCGCCGCTCAAACGGCACAGAAAAAACACGATCTTTGTTTgtacgatcgaaaaatcgctcaTCCTCATGAACTCTCTCATCGAGGTGGGTCGCGCGGACGAGATCGGGCTGATCGTGATCGACGAACTGCATATGATTGGAGAGCAGCGACACGGGGGCACTCTGGAGATGTTGATCACCAAGGTGCAGTCGCTACGAGCCGGAATTCAGATCGTAGGAATGAGTGCTTCTATCGGAAACTTGGGTGAATTGGCCTGTTTCATGCTAGCCGACGTTTACTGTCGCGAAAATCGGCCGGTGGAGTTGAAGGAATACATCAAGTGGGGGGAAGATCTGTTCGAGGTTCGCAGCCAAGCCGAACGCATATTTGATGTGTTAGGAGAAAAGCGAAAGTTAGAGTTTAACTACGGTGAGGAACTGCGGCGGATCGACGTGGACCATGTGATTGGTCTGATCATGGAAGTAATCCCCAAGGGTtcgtgtttggtgttttgtcCTACCAGAAACAGGTGTGAAAGTTTGTGCGCCATGCTAGCGGCCAACTTGCCGGATTCATTTGCCCAGCACCGGGCAGAGGAAAAAGCGCAGATTATAAAGTCTCTCCAGGATGACGGGTCCGTTGCACCAATCCTTCCGCATTCGTTTCGTGTCGGGGTCGCGTACCATCACGGTAGGTTAACGCAGGACGAGCGTCGTATGATCGAGGATGCATTCCGGGCCGGCATCCTTTCGGTGATCGTGTGCACTTCCACTCTGGCCGCCAGTGTGAATCTTTCGGCGAAACGTGTAATAATCTGCTCTCCTTAcattgggagcgatttttttACGCTAAGTCGCTACAAACAAATGGTTGGCCGGGCAGGGCGTGCGGGTAAACGCGACACCGGCGATTCCATACTTATTTCCGCCATGCGCGATATTCCGCAAATTTGCGAGATGTTCTGCTCACCACTGGACTTCGCCGAGTCGGCGCTCTTGGAAGACGAAGGAGCCTGCTTGAAATCGCTCGTACTCGGCTCGATCGGACTCGGTCTTTGTAAGACACGGAATGCGCTTCAAGCGATGGTTGGAAGCACACTGCTAGCGCAGCAAGCGAAGCGACGCGAAATCGATCTCGAGGCCATCACCGATGAAACGATCGTGCAGCTGTATCAGGGAAATGCGATCAAGGCAACGCACGATAGCTGTCTGCGCAATCCCACGAACATGGTTGTACAAATCAGTGCCGCAGATGGACGATCGGAGGAAGCGGTAGGACAGGCGTTCGTTCGAGTACACAAGACACCTTCCCGTCCGGGTAaggttttcaaaacgatcgatcgaacgagcCCGCTGGAAGTGATCAACCTTGGCAAGGCGGCCATCCGAGCCGGGTTCGACATAGAGCGAGCGGTCCGGTTCTACAACGAGATGCAGGAACTAGGCAAACGACTGTGTGTGCTCGATGAGTTTGATCTGCTTTTCCTCATTCTGCTGGAGGACGGATTGGAagtatatttcaaaattgaggATTTGATCATTCTG